GATCGTTATCCCCGCGTTGCCGCGCTCGAAATCGCGGTCGCGGTTAAGGTCGGGATAAGTGTCGAGTATCTTGCGGGCGCCGGCGTCGAAAATGCTCCAGTTCTCCCCCGCCACCGCCTCCTTGATCTCGCCCCGCCGCTTGCGGTCCGCCAGAGCCGCGCGGATGCCGACCCTCAGCTTGCCGCCCACGCCCGAGGAGCCGTAGCCGTGGATTATCTTGACCGCCTTCGCCCCCTGGGCACGGGCCCGGATGAGCTCCCCGCCCAGCCGGTGGGCCGCCTGCTCGACCGACGGCATGCCGAGCTCCAGATTGATGATTACCATCTTCGTAGCCATGCTGTTTTGTGCGCCCGCTTTAAAGCAGCTTCTCCTATTCCTCGTAGATCATCTTCACCGTCATACCGCCGTCGACAACCAAATTGGCGCCCGTGATAAAGCCCGCGTCCGGGGAAACGAGGAACAGGCAGGCGGCGGCGATATCCTCCGGCCGCCCCACCCTGCCGGCGGGATGCTGCCCGTGGTCGACGGCGCGCAGGGCCGCCGGCCGGCGCGCCCGGTTTTTCTTCAGCATGCTGGTGTCGATCCAGCCGGGGCTGACGGCGTTCACTCTGATGCGCCGCGCCCCCAGGGTGACGGCCAGCGAGCGGGTCAGAGCCAGCAGCCCGCCCTTGGCCGCGTCGTAGGCGTGCCAGTCCGGCTCGGACATGAGGCCGCGGGTGGAGGCGATATTGACGATCGCCGCCCCCGCCGCGAGCAGCGGCAGGGCGTACTTCACGACGACGTACGGCCCGCGCAGGTTGACGGCGATCACCGCGTCCCAGGCGGCCAGCGGCGCGTCGAGCGGCGTCGCGCCCGATATGCCGGCGTTGTTGATAAGCGCGCCCAGGCTGACGCCGCGGGCGGCGAGGTCTTCGCAGGCAGCAACCACCGCCTGCTCGTCGCTCACATCGACGCTGTAAAGCAGACAGTCGCCCCCGGCGGCGGCAATCTCCGCCCGCGCCTCCTCCCCGGCCTCGCCGTCGCGTTCGAAAATCGCGACGCCCCAGCCCCGGCCGGCGAACGCCAGCGCAACCGCCCGGCCGATCCCCTGCCCCCCGCCGGTGACGAGGACGTATTGCCTATTGTCGGTCATTATTTCTTCCTCGCAATCCAGCCGCCAAAATTACTGCCGCAAGGCTTCGAGCGCCGCGACCAGCACATCCGGGCTGCCGAACGCCCCCGCCTTGGTGACGACCCTCAGGCCGTCGCGGCGACCGCCCTGCAGCTCGCCCAGCGGAACGCCGGTCGCCACCTCGCGGATCACCTTGAGGCCGGTCGCCCCAAGGGCGGCGCACACCGCCACGGCGATATCGCCGCCGGTCAGCACCAGCCCGCCGAGCGACGCGTCCTCGGCCAGCCGTGCGCCCATCTCCCCCAGGCCGGCGGCGATGAGGTCGCCGGCCTGCTGGCCGTCCAGGCCGAGCTGCCTGGCCTCCTGACGGGTAGCGGTCACGACGTCCTCGCTGTAGCCTGACGCCAGCACGGCGTTTTTCCCGTCCCGGATAGCGGCCTCAGCGGCGGCGCAGCAGCGTTCGATCTCGGTTTTCCGCCCGCCCGCCGTCAGCAGGGCGGCGGGGCTGACCATGATATACGCGACGTCGGGCCGCTCGCTGAGCTTGGCGACCTGGCTGCGGGTGACATTGGAAACGCTGCCGGCGATGACCGCGACCGGGGCGGCACGCTTCGCGCCGCTCAGACCGAGGGCGGCGGGCAGATACTCGGCCAGGCCGGCCGACCCCACCCACAGCGTCCCGCGGCCGCCGGCCGCGATAGCCGCGGCCAGCTCCCGCAGCTGTTCGTCCCGCCAGGCATCGCAGACAACGACCTCCACCCCTTCCCCGGCCAGCCGCGCCAGCTCGGCGGCGATGCTCGCCGACTCGGCGAGCATCGCCTTCAGCCCCAGATGCCCGATCTTGCGCTTGGTCTGGGTCGCCAGCAGCGCCGGGATATAGGACTCCTTGACAGGCATCTTGGGGTCGCGGGCGATCTCGCTGGCTTCAATGGGCACGCCGTTCAGAAGGTGCAGCCCGCCGACCGTTATCCGTCCGTTCTTGGGGAAGGCCGGCGCCACCACCGCCAGCTTCAGGCCGCACTCGTCCATGATGGCGTCGAGCTGCGGTCCGAGGTTGCCGCGGAGGGTGGAGTCGATCTTCATATAGACGATGTCGACGCCGCCGGACTTCACCCGCCGCGCGGCTTCGGCCGCCTTGGCGTAAGCCTCGCCGGGCGGGAGGGCGCGGCTGTTGGTATCGATGACGACAACGTCGGAAGCCGCGCCGCTGCTGAATTGGCGGGCTCCCAGGATGACGACGGTGGCCAGGCCCTGCTTGGCGAACTGGACGCCGGTGTCGTTGGCGCCGGTGAGGTCGTCGGCGATTATCGCGATCTTGGTCATGGTTTCACCCCTCTGACATTTTCGTACATTAGCATACATTTTCTCTGGCATTTTCTCTGACAAAACTATCTATCATCATCTATGAAAGTACCCGGCATTATGGCAGAACAGCCGGCGGACAACGTCCGCCGGCAATTTTATGTAAAATCCCAGTTTACTTATCTCCGCGGCCGCGGCAGCTTTCGAGGTTGTGGACATGGACGTGCTGGCCGGGCAGGATGTCGCGGGTGGCGAGGCCGATGGTTTCGCCGTATTTTTTTACCGCCTCGCCGCGCTTGATGGCGCGGAGGGCGAATTTATGGCCGAAGGGAATTTTGTCGACGACGGTGACGGCCAACCGGCCGTCGCCGCTGTCGACGGCGACGGAGGCGCCCGGCTCTACGGCTTCGACGACGGTGCAGACGTTGTCGGCGGGATTCATGACTATCGCTCGCATTTCTTTCTCCCCTTCCGTTACATGGTCGGGCCGACGCGGTTGATGGCGAAGTCGTTGAAGCCGAGGATTTCGGCTTTGGCGAGCTTGCCGGAGGCGACGGCGAGCATTTCCGCGAAGATGCGCTTCCCGACCTGGTCGACCGTCTCGTCGCCGGTGATTATCGCGCCGGCGTCAAGGTCGATGTTGTCGTTCATTTTGTGGAAAAGGGGCGTGGTGGTGGAGACTTTGATGGTGGGGGCGATGGGCGAGCCGCAGCAGGTGCCCCGGCCGGTGGTGAAGACAACGAGGTGACAGCCGCCGGCGACCATGCCGGTGATCTGCTCGATGTCCTGACCGGGGGTGTCCATCCAGATGAGGCCTTTGCCGGTGATGGGAGCGGCGTATTCGATGACGTCCCTGAGGGGCCGGGAGCCGGCCTTGTAGATGCAGCCGAGGGATTTTTCCTCGATGGAGGACAGGCCGCCCTCGATGTTGCCGGGGGTGGGCTGGCCGCCGCGCATGTCGACGCCCATGCCGGTGGCGAGGGACTCGCAGCGTTCGATGACTTCGTAGCAGCGCCTGGCGACCTGGTCATTGACCGCCCGGGCGGCGACGAGGTGCTCGGCGCCGATTATTTCGGTGGTTTCGGCGAGGATGACGGCGCCGCCGGCGTCAATCAGGAGGTCGCTGGCCACGCCGAGGGCGGGGTTGCCGGATATGCCCGAGCAGGCGTCGGAGCCGCCGCATTCGGTGCCGAGGATGAGTTCGCCGGCGTCAATAGGTTCGCGGACGAGCAGCGAGGCCGCGCCGACCATCGCCCGGGCGGCGCTGGCGCCGGCGGCGGTGGCTTTGACCGAGCCGCCCTCGTCCTGGATGACGACAAGGTGGACGGGCTTGTAGGGGCACTGCCGCCTGATGGCGGCGGCGACGTCCTGGGCGCGGATTGTTTCGCAGCCGAGGCCGACGACGACTACGCCGAAGACGTTGGGGTGGGCGCCGTGGGCGGTGAGGATGCGGGCGGTGAGGTCGGCGTCGGCGCCGAGCTGAGCGCAGCCGTGCTGGTGCTCGACCCAGACGGCGCCGGCGACCTGCTGGGCGATGCCCCTGGCAACGCGGTTGGCGCACACGACGGAGGGGATGACGAGGACGTGGTTGCGGATGCCGACAGACCCGTCCGGGCGTCGGTAGCCCTGAAAATGCATTGTTTTCACCTCGCCTTTATTTGAAGGAATCATAGATTTTTTTGTATTCCGGCGTCGGCGGTATGGATTTGTAGATGTAGAGGTGGACGCCGTTGGGATCGTCGACAACAAAGCCGCGTTCGCCCCAGGGTTTGTCGACGAGGTCCTGGACGATCTCGAGGCCGGCGGCCTTGAGGCGGTTGTACTCGGCGTCGGCGTCGTCGACTTCGAAGGAAATGATGAGTCCCTTGTTGAAGAATTCGCCCGCTTCCCGCTGCGGGAGGGTGAAGCTGACACCGATGGCGGGCGCGCCGGGGGCGAGGAGTTCGATGTACCAGTCGCTTTCGAAGACGAGCTGGAAAGCGAAGTGTTTCATGTAAAATTCTTTTGATTCGCGGAGTTTGTGGGTGCTGATGGTGGAGTCGACCCGTTTGATTTTCATTCCGTTTTCCTCCTTGCGGTTATGAGCGTGTCGCGGTAGCGGACTTTCATGGCTTTCTCCCTTCCCCCAGCCAGCGGCGGAGGAAAATCGGCATGACGAGCAGGATGAAGAGCACGCGGAACAGGTTGTAGCCGACGACGACCGATACGTCGGCGCCGACGAGGATGGCGGTGAGGCCCATCTCGGCCATGCCGCCAGGGGCGGTGCTGAGAAAGGCGGTGGCGGGGCTGGCGGGGATGGCGGCCGCGAGGTAATAGCCGATGAGCAGGGTGACGAGGAGCAGGACGGCGACGTTGAGGAGGGTGGCGCCGAGTATTTTTCGCCAGCCGACCAGGCCGGCGAGGTCGATGTTGCTGCCCATGTAGGCGCCTACGGCGATCTGGGCGGCGGTGAGCAGGGGCTGCGGCACGGCGGGCGCAGGCAGACCGGCGATGACGAGCGGCGCGGTGGCGAGCACCGGACCGAGAAGGTAGGGGGTGGGAAACCTAAGACGCGCCGCGAGCAGGCCGCCGGCGATGACGGCGGCGGCAAACGGCAGGGCTTCGGCGGGACCGGCGGCGGCGGCCGGGGCGGCGGCTCCGGCGCCCGCCGGGAGACCGTGAATGGTCAGGAAGGGGACGGTGAAGACGACGGACAGCATCCTGAGCGTCTGCATGAGGGTGACGACAGCGACGTCGGCGCCGGCGATTTCCTCGCTGAGGAGAACCATCTGGGACAGGCCGCCGGGGACGGTGGCGAGGACGGAGGTGGCGAGGCTGAGTCCTGTCTGGCGGTGGG
This DNA window, taken from Sporomusaceae bacterium, encodes the following:
- a CDS encoding Smr/MutS family protein; this encodes MATKMVIINLELGMPSVEQAAHRLGGELIRARAQGAKAVKIIHGYGSSGVGGKLRVGIRAALADRKRRGEIKEAVAGENWSIFDAGARKILDTYPDLNRDRDFERGNAGITIVLL
- a CDS encoding SDR family oxidoreductase, with translation MTDNRQYVLVTGGGQGIGRAVALAFAGRGWGVAIFERDGEAGEEARAEIAAAGGDCLLYSVDVSDEQAVVAACEDLAARGVSLGALINNAGISGATPLDAPLAAWDAVIAVNLRGPYVVVKYALPLLAAGAAIVNIASTRGLMSEPDWHAYDAAKGGLLALTRSLAVTLGARRIRVNAVSPGWIDTSMLKKNRARRPAALRAVDHGQHPAGRVGRPEDIAAACLFLVSPDAGFITGANLVVDGGMTVKMIYEE
- a CDS encoding four-carbon acid sugar kinase family protein, producing MTKIAIIADDLTGANDTGVQFAKQGLATVVILGARQFSSGAASDVVVIDTNSRALPPGEAYAKAAEAARRVKSGGVDIVYMKIDSTLRGNLGPQLDAIMDECGLKLAVVAPAFPKNGRITVGGLHLLNGVPIEASEIARDPKMPVKESYIPALLATQTKRKIGHLGLKAMLAESASIAAELARLAGEGVEVVVCDAWRDEQLRELAAAIAAGGRGTLWVGSAGLAEYLPAALGLSGAKRAAPVAVIAGSVSNVTRSQVAKLSERPDVAYIMVSPAALLTAGGRKTEIERCCAAAEAAIRDGKNAVLASGYSEDVVTATRQEARQLGLDGQQAGDLIAAGLGEMGARLAEDASLGGLVLTGGDIAVAVCAALGATGLKVIREVATGVPLGELQGGRRDGLRVVTKAGAFGSPDVLVAALEALRQ
- a CDS encoding UxaA family hydrolase, whose translation is MRAIVMNPADNVCTVVEAVEPGASVAVDSGDGRLAVTVVDKIPFGHKFALRAIKRGEAVKKYGETIGLATRDILPGQHVHVHNLESCRGRGDK
- a CDS encoding UxaA family hydrolase codes for the protein MIPSNKGEVKTMHFQGYRRPDGSVGIRNHVLVIPSVVCANRVARGIAQQVAGAVWVEHQHGCAQLGADADLTARILTAHGAHPNVFGVVVVGLGCETIRAQDVAAAIRRQCPYKPVHLVVIQDEGGSVKATAAGASAARAMVGAASLLVREPIDAGELILGTECGGSDACSGISGNPALGVASDLLIDAGGAVILAETTEIIGAEHLVAARAVNDQVARRCYEVIERCESLATGMGVDMRGGQPTPGNIEGGLSSIEEKSLGCIYKAGSRPLRDVIEYAAPITGKGLIWMDTPGQDIEQITGMVAGGCHLVVFTTGRGTCCGSPIAPTIKVSTTTPLFHKMNDNIDLDAGAIITGDETVDQVGKRIFAEMLAVASGKLAKAEILGFNDFAINRVGPTM
- a CDS encoding VOC family protein produces the protein MKIKRVDSTISTHKLRESKEFYMKHFAFQLVFESDWYIELLAPGAPAIGVSFTLPQREAGEFFNKGLIISFEVDDADAEYNRLKAAGLEIVQDLVDKPWGERGFVVDDPNGVHLYIYKSIPPTPEYKKIYDSFK
- a CDS encoding AbrB family transcriptional regulator; translated protein: MLKNILVTLAAGAAGGLAFFYIHSPLPWLLGPLAATILLGRFRPGRVCWPEALRNTGLLVLGYIMGRPFTAEVGRFILSQLPLMLAMTVVLILASLAAGYVTHRQTGLSLATSVLATVPGGLSQMVLLSEEIAGADVAVVTLMQTLRMLSVVFTVPFLTIHGLPAGAGAAAPAAAAGPAEALPFAAAVIAGGLLAARLRFPTPYLLGPVLATAPLVIAGLPAPAVPQPLLTAAQIAVGAYMGSNIDLAGLVGWRKILGATLLNVAVLLLVTLLIGYYLAAAIPASPATAFLSTAPGGMAEMGLTAILVGADVSVVVGYNLFRVLFILLVMPIFLRRWLGEGRKP